The Microbacterium proteolyticum genome contains a region encoding:
- a CDS encoding cytochrome c oxidase assembly protein has translation MIALIILVVSAVAALVCALAVGGGAAPLQLADAGPLARWGLPVSKLVVNMSAAGMGGALFVALFSLRVEQRGFELALDVAALSAAIFTVASAATGFFSFMVIFNPALNAGPEFGSQLGRYLVQTEGGRVWLMTTIAGAILAVLTFAVRSWGGTATVALLALAALVPMGTQGHSGDEASHQQATTAIVIHLIAAAVWLGGLLLLAIIRSVTSKSEMATVLMRYSTIAVIAFALVAFSGTVRAAIGLETLGALASPYGLILIVKVVALTAIGVLGAIYRLRLLRRMRANPSDAKTFWLLLCAELGLMGMASGAAAALARTPPPILPEPAGALTPAEVLTGAPLPPEWTMSRWFTAWSPDLLWLVAAVLGLIFYVSAVLRLKARGYRWNPWRATAWVAGTLLLVWVTSGALGAYRSYIYSAHVLGIVILLVGVVPLLAAGAPIELARKAAHRREDGSRGGYEWAQVLMHSRGVRFASAPVVAVPATAMLIWLLFSSDLLRWTVGDLLGRQMATAATLVVGSLLVRGLIGGDGSSRRPTQMKLLMVVGLAVAMAVVSVYISTAGLVAADWFGAMGRTWGRAPAEDQDFGGVVLAAGSAIAVVLGGWVVFLSRAR, from the coding sequence GTGATTGCGCTCATCATCCTCGTCGTCAGCGCAGTCGCTGCCTTGGTGTGCGCTCTCGCAGTCGGCGGTGGCGCTGCCCCCTTGCAACTGGCCGACGCCGGGCCCCTCGCACGGTGGGGGCTGCCAGTGTCAAAGCTCGTCGTGAACATGAGCGCCGCGGGAATGGGAGGGGCGCTCTTTGTCGCCTTGTTCTCGTTGCGCGTCGAACAGCGCGGGTTTGAATTGGCGTTGGATGTTGCTGCGCTATCTGCCGCCATCTTCACCGTGGCATCTGCTGCTACTGGCTTCTTCAGCTTCATGGTCATCTTCAACCCCGCTTTGAATGCCGGTCCCGAATTTGGGTCTCAGCTTGGCCGGTACCTCGTGCAGACCGAGGGGGGACGTGTGTGGTTGATGACGACCATCGCGGGTGCCATTCTCGCGGTGCTCACATTTGCGGTGCGTTCGTGGGGCGGGACAGCAACCGTGGCACTTCTCGCGCTGGCAGCGCTTGTCCCGATGGGAACACAAGGCCATTCAGGTGATGAGGCCTCTCACCAGCAAGCCACGACAGCCATCGTCATACACCTCATCGCCGCAGCGGTCTGGCTCGGTGGTCTGCTGCTGCTGGCGATCATTCGTTCCGTCACTTCCAAGAGTGAGATGGCGACAGTTCTGATGCGGTACTCCACCATCGCCGTTATTGCCTTCGCGCTCGTCGCGTTCTCGGGCACGGTTCGAGCCGCCATCGGCCTAGAAACTCTCGGTGCTCTCGCCTCCCCTTACGGCCTCATCCTCATCGTCAAGGTTGTAGCCCTCACCGCCATCGGTGTTCTGGGGGCGATCTACCGACTGCGTCTACTCCGAAGGATGCGCGCCAACCCCAGCGACGCCAAGACTTTCTGGCTGCTGTTGTGTGCGGAGTTGGGATTGATGGGGATGGCTAGTGGAGCGGCTGCCGCTCTCGCGAGAACACCGCCGCCGATTCTCCCCGAACCTGCAGGCGCGCTCACACCCGCTGAGGTACTCACCGGCGCTCCGCTACCTCCTGAGTGGACTATGTCGCGTTGGTTCACGGCGTGGAGCCCCGACCTGCTGTGGTTAGTTGCCGCCGTGCTCGGACTCATCTTCTACGTGAGCGCTGTGCTGCGGCTAAAGGCGCGTGGGTACCGATGGAACCCCTGGCGGGCGACCGCGTGGGTGGCAGGGACGCTCCTCTTGGTATGGGTCACTAGCGGAGCGTTGGGCGCTTACCGTAGCTACATCTACAGTGCGCACGTTCTTGGGATAGTCATTCTCCTTGTCGGGGTGGTGCCCCTTCTCGCAGCCGGGGCGCCAATCGAGCTCGCCCGCAAGGCAGCCCATCGCCGCGAAGACGGCAGCAGGGGAGGGTATGAATGGGCGCAGGTGCTCATGCATTCGCGAGGTGTGCGTTTCGCTTCGGCACCCGTGGTCGCTGTCCCGGCCACCGCGATGTTGATTTGGCTGCTTTTCAGTTCTGACCTCCTCCGTTGGACAGTAGGGGATCTCCTAGGGCGGCAAATGGCGACGGCAGCAACCCTCGTCGTGGGATCTCTGCTCGTGCGTGGCTTGATAGGTGGTGACGGGTCCAGCCGCCGGCCGACACAGATGAAGCTGCTGATGGTCGTCGGTTTAGCTGTGGCGATGGCGGTTGTATCTGTGTACATCTCTACTGCCGGTCTAGTAGCCGCCGACTGGTTCGGTGCGATGGGCCGCACCTGGGGTAGAGCACCAGCCGAAGACCAAGACTTCGGTGGAGTGGTGCTGGCTGCTGGCTCCGCGATCGCGGTCGTTCTGGGTGGGTGGGTGGTGTTCCTCTCCCGTGCGCGGTAG
- a CDS encoding cation diffusion facilitator family transporter codes for MTTTTSRPTDDRRHTLQRRIKWIVTATIAYNLIEAVVAITAGTVASSAALIGFGLDSTIEVLSAAAVAWQFTRRDPERWEKGTLRVIAVAFFALAAYVTATSVLALVGQVDVQHSTVGIVLTALSVVIMPFLSLAERRAGRELGSATAVADSKQTLICTYLSAAVLVGLIVNSLFGWWWADAIAGLVIAAFAIREGIEAWRGDACATSVGMLLEEEHDDDHHR; via the coding sequence ATGACCACCACGACCTCTCGCCCCACAGACGACCGCCGGCACACTCTCCAACGCCGCATCAAGTGGATCGTCACCGCGACGATCGCCTACAACCTCATTGAGGCCGTCGTCGCGATCACCGCCGGCACCGTCGCCTCATCGGCTGCGCTGATCGGGTTCGGCCTGGACTCCACGATCGAGGTCCTCTCGGCGGCAGCCGTGGCCTGGCAGTTCACCCGCCGCGACCCCGAGCGGTGGGAGAAGGGCACGCTGCGCGTCATCGCCGTGGCGTTCTTCGCCCTCGCCGCCTACGTCACCGCGACGTCGGTGCTCGCGCTCGTGGGCCAGGTCGACGTGCAGCACTCCACTGTCGGAATCGTGCTCACCGCGCTCAGCGTCGTCATCATGCCATTCCTCTCGCTGGCGGAACGACGCGCGGGCCGCGAGCTGGGATCGGCAACCGCTGTGGCCGACTCCAAGCAGACCCTCATCTGCACCTACCTGTCCGCCGCGGTTCTCGTCGGCCTCATTGTCAACAGCCTGTTCGGCTGGTGGTGGGCCGATGCGATCGCCGGACTCGTCATCGCCGCCTTCGCAATCCGAGAGGGTATCGAGGCATGGCGCGGTGACGCCTGCGCCACCTCCGTGGGGATGCTCCTCGAGGAGGAGCACGACGACGACCATCACCGCTGA
- a CDS encoding ArsR/SmtB family transcription factor gives MIIQQVLYCRHVSTATATATVTHTAALARLGHALSDSTRAGVLLALREAPAYPSDLADALGVSRQVMSNQLACLRGCGLVEAVPDGRRTWYRLADSHLSPALDELLRVVLYVEPGCCAGESCTCA, from the coding sequence ATGATTATTCAGCAAGTCCTGTACTGTCGACACGTGTCCACAGCCACTGCGACTGCCACCGTGACGCATACCGCCGCGCTCGCGCGCCTCGGCCACGCGCTCTCCGACTCCACGCGCGCGGGCGTGCTGCTGGCACTGCGGGAAGCACCCGCCTACCCCTCCGACCTAGCGGACGCTCTCGGCGTCTCCCGACAGGTCATGTCGAACCAGCTCGCGTGCCTTCGAGGGTGCGGGCTCGTGGAGGCTGTGCCGGATGGGCGGCGCACCTGGTATCGGCTTGCTGACTCTCACCTCTCACCCGCCTTGGACGAGCTGCTACGCGTCGTCCTCTATGTCGAACCGGGCTGCTGCGCCGGAGAAAGCTGCACCTGCGCATGA
- a CDS encoding metal-sensitive transcriptional regulator has product MNGYEGNKDDLQKRLRRVEGQVRGIARMVDEDKYCIDILTQVSAATKALETVALSLLGDHLRHCVAEASAEGGQVAAEKIREANDAIARLVRS; this is encoded by the coding sequence GTGAACGGATACGAGGGCAACAAAGACGACCTCCAGAAGCGGCTGCGTCGCGTCGAGGGTCAGGTACGAGGGATCGCCCGAATGGTCGATGAAGACAAGTACTGCATCGACATCCTTACGCAGGTCTCCGCCGCGACGAAGGCTTTGGAGACGGTTGCTCTATCCCTGCTCGGGGATCACCTCCGCCACTGCGTCGCGGAGGCGAGCGCAGAGGGCGGCCAGGTTGCCGCAGAGAAGATTCGTGAGGCCAACGACGCGATTGCACGGCTCGTCCGTTCCTGA
- a CDS encoding cation transporter, producing MTDRIDLGLKDTNAGCACCATSAATDAPASTAATVTEDVLVTGMTCSHCVSSVTEELTAIDGVENVTVDLNAGGTSRVTIHSLTPIDAAAVRAAVEEAGYTLAGAPA from the coding sequence ATGACCGACCGCATCGACCTCGGCCTGAAAGACACCAACGCCGGCTGCGCTTGCTGCGCCACGTCCGCAGCGACAGACGCACCCGCGTCCACCGCGGCGACGGTGACAGAAGACGTCCTGGTGACCGGAATGACATGCTCGCACTGCGTGTCGAGCGTCACGGAGGAGCTGACTGCGATCGACGGTGTCGAGAATGTCACGGTAGACCTCAACGCCGGCGGTACGTCGCGCGTCACCATCCACAGCTTGACCCCGATCGATGCCGCCGCAGTGCGGGCCGCGGTGGAGGAGGCCGGCTACACCCTGGCCGGCGCACCCGCATGA